GGTGTGCTGAAAAGGGaatatttctgtaatattTCCCCATGGGATTATCGGTTCTAATATTTCCCAAGCTTTTGCTAATGAGCTAATTAGCGGGGTTTTTTCAATATAATCAGCGTGGAAGAACAATGGAAAACgagccatgtgaaaaataaaactacatttttctcatagtgGTAACTTATATGATAACAACTCAAGGCTGAGTGTTCGATTTGATTCCTTTTACATTTTCGGAGCTAAGTTATGGAATTGCCTGAAGTCTGACCGGCGTAAACTCAggaaaaaacttttcaaaaacaaacttcacCATCTTTTACATGGGGTACTTGCTGACAAGGGCGATTATGTTAAGGTCTCAACGTTAATCTTCAAAATCACGAATTATCATTAATCAAACTCTATCTATCATTATTACCCTTTTATGTTCCATGTCTTCTTATGGGTTCTTGCTCTACTTATGTAAATGTTAGCTATctgcaggagccgatgagtggGAGAATGCAACttcactatattcctgtcacggcgatttcatagaccgatttatttttagatcgaatttccctggaatgaaaCTTTCGTGGGAGTGTCATAACCAATCGCAAGagactaattgacgtcactgcgtcactggatcAGAACtccctttctttcacaaaagaaatagATCAGTCTATAAAAAtcccgtgacataggcttagtatagTGTGGGAGTTGCATtttcctactcatcggctcctgctcTCTGTGAATGTATGTGACTGTATACCTATttatcttattttattttattttatttacgtGATAGTCTAATAGTCGATTTTGATAAATTTGATTGTAAGCTACACAAGCCGCCTTGATTATCTTTCCTATGTACGGGTTGCGTGTTTCTCTGaatttaaattattgaaaaaaattaattattgaatCATTGCTTCCTGCCACCGAGCAGGAAGTGTAGACTGGGTTCCAAGAACATGAAGACAAGAACCTGCCTGTCCCCTCTCCCCTTGACAATTTGTACGCACGaaatagggaaaaaaacatggcCTCCGGTTCCGGTCACTCCTCCTCGGCTGGACGCGAACTTTCTTCGCAATTTCCTGCTGGGTCTGCTTTCACTGACAATGATTACTCGCGATGGATGGAAAACTtgccaaacgaaaaacagctCTGTCCTCTGAAAGAATTGGTAATACCGGGATCGCATGATTCGGGGACATTTTATCTTGATCAAGACATGGAAGTCGGCCCAGACGAATCATCTACAATTCAAGCTTTGGGAAGCATCTTTGGCAAGGTGGCAAAATCTGTTGTTTACAGCTGGTCAGTGACACAGTCTCTGAGCATCTATGAGCAGCTGTTATCTGGAATCCGTTATTTGGATCTGCGAGTTGCTTATAGAGCCGAGGATAAACACATTCGGATATTACACGGTCTTTATGGATGGACGATTGATCAAATATTAGCAGAGGTGAACATGTTCGTGGCGAAATTCCCGAAAGAAATTGTAATTCTTGACTTCAATCATTTTTATAACATGGATTCAACCGCACATGCGAGTCTTGCAGATACTctgctttcttcttttagtgAAATTTTCCGAGCTCCTGGTGAAGACGGCGCCAACGTTACCCTTCAGGAAATGTGGGGTAACGAAGAAAAGGTGATCATTTTTTATCATGATTATGGCGTTATTGATGCTTATCCGTGCTTTTGGCCGCCACATTTGATCTGTTCCCCATGGCCGAACACAGCCGACAGGAAACTTTTGATTGACTTCTTAAACAAAGAATGCAAGACGCCAAATTTCCCAGCAGATGTCATCAAGGTCACCCAAGCAGTACTTACACCTCAAACATCCACTGTGCTACAAAACTTAACTAGTAGTTTGAAGGATGCTTGTGCATTGAAATGTAACTGTCACGTGACAGGATGGCTCAAAGCACTCAGTGACACCAAGTATCACAAGTTCAATATCATCATAGCTGACTTTGTGGAGTTTGGAGACTTCATACCAACTGTTATCAgcttcaattattatttctaagTTGACTGCAGCTTAATGTGCATGTACGGTACTCCTCTGTGAAGTTCTCACCTATGTCCAAAAATGCATGCAATTAGATGCAAactcaattttgaaaaacatccCAAAGTGTTTTGCTAAGCAAAAGTGGAAACCACCCGTTTTGTAACTTCAGAGGAAGCATTTGTGTCTGCATTGCATTTTACGTCAGGTAACCTCGAGAAGTAGAGATGGGAAGCCACTCTTTGAGCTTTCTTGTCCCTATTTCTTGCCAGAGGTGAAAGTGACATCATTTAACAAGAAGGGTGAAAAGACACTTTGTGAGGCTTACTCAATGCACCATGCATATAATTTAGTGCAATGTTGGACATATCTGAAGGGTTTGACAATGAACTAATTAAATTATCACTTGTGATCTTCTAAAAAAGTATATGAAAAAACTTGTGCGCCATAAGAAAAACCCACCTAATGCCTCACCTCCCAgaaatataataaacaaaaacaatcttGTTGGCTACTGTTTATACTGAGTTAAACCAAGCTGTGATCAGCAATAAACTTGACAGATGCAGCCCCTTTCCGGGGTCGAAAAATGCACTTTTTTGGTTGCAAacgcaaataaaaattgattgttCATGACTAGAATTTTAGTTGTGGTTGCCAGTAGGCAGCTGCCACAGCTAACTATGATGTTCAGAGAAGCtggttgagaaaaaaattgagacaTTTGCCAAGGGGCTTCTTACTTTAACtataattgaaagaaaaaagagagttTTCTGATAAACAACTTCCATTTCTGAACAAGAAGAATAGGTGAATCTTTGCTGAcatcattgtttacatttttgctcattagcatacgacttacctaatagaagcagtagccgtatatatgagctaaatgcaaaagttgaaagagctgattaagttgagcaatttgtgcaattttcagctctttgcaagcagtattgaaggaaatatcagatataaaaaactgcaaaattgctgggtggcaaaaaagttaatgagccgtacatcccctgtaaaatttcgagtttttagaagagaatttctccgaaaccatttgatgaattggactcaaattttcagagaaaacttaaactgttatgccctttcaatatttttattttattagcgtcatcagatagtgataagcatatgttaatgaggcaaaaagtgtaaacaaagattcgcctataagGTAGCAGCTGTCATGTTTGTTCAGTTTCAGTGGTTTCTTCATGGAAATTTGGGCATACAGTGACAcgtgtttctttttgtcatgcacaTAGAGTCAAGTGAAATGTCCATCAAGAATTTGTGAAAAAGAAGACTGTTTAATTGTttaaaaagaggaaatttttGGCAAATGCAATTTTCATCTTAAGAACCAAAAACTTAATTAAGTCTCCAGTTTGTGCCTTtgtaaaaagttaatttcagaCCCTGCCTTCTTCCCTTGTGACAACTTGATatggaagaaaaatgattgtCTTCTTGcaaggtaataataataataataataataataatcactttatttaagtctcaatgTATTTTGCCTAGCACAGTGGCTTTACTACttgaggagactacaaatcaaattgaatcacaacaaatcaaatcaaatgttggtttttgatgagaggggaaaactggagtacccaGGAAAAAACTCTCAGatcagagtagagaaccaacaaagtCAATCTTGACTGCGGGTCAGGAAAttgaacccgggccacatagGTGGAAGGCAAgggctctcaccactgcgctaTTAATCCTGCTCTCCAAGAAGAGAAACAGATCACAAAGGTTCAGGTCACAGTATTGAGTGCTTTTTGTATTATAAATATTATGTGCAAACGTGATGAATATACATATCAAGTGAAACATTTACCTATTGGAGAGCAAGCTTATATCCGTTACACACTTgtaaaacaacagcaaaaatatatataataatgtTCCATAGGACAACTGTACAAACTGAACGTTTTTGTGAAGAGTCCAGATAAAGTGGATTTATAAAGGCTGTTTGAGCTAAACAATATTATCATccctttgtcgggcattgtagCACATTTTATGAGCTAGAATGGAGAATCTggagggctaaaatgtattttagcccaatgaaaaaaaccaaagaaaatagagaatgaaaTGGTCGTACAAAGTAAGCACCTAATTGAAATCAAGATGCCATTACGGTGTTTGTTTTCTCACTGCattggtgaaagaaatattcttcagattgtttagttgtcattttttcagtctttgttttctcaatgccctccaaagtgataataattaattatagtaatacagtttatgttcttggatataaatatgttttgggcccttcacAGAGTTCATTTTAAGCCTACCCTGATGGCTCAGGcaaaaatgagtctgagtcgggcccaaaacatatttatgcccaagaacataaactctattgttttactATAATAAAGGTATCCTTCACAACCATCAAATCCCAATTTGGTACATAGTACTCCTCAtgaattttgctttttgaagaTGAAAAAGGTACATTATCCTCTCTTtaattgcaaaaacaaaaaacatcaaatgttGATGCCTCTAGCTATTTTTGCGGCATGTTGTGCTTTTTTAACTGACTCGATAACTCGTTTTCTCTCGACAAGTTCGTTTCCAATGAAATGTCCTTCTTGACGAGGTCTTCCATTAGTTCCGTCAGGAAAAGTTATCAAACCTTCGCCATCAGCTCCTCCATTATTAAATTTCCCCTCATATCGCATTCCATCATTGCGAGTGAAAACCCCGAAGCCACtgtattttccattttgaaattcacctTCGTAGACAGAACCATCGGGAAATCTTGAGACTCCATGACCATGGCAAAACCCGTTTTGAAATTGTCCCATGTACCTTGTACCATTAACCAATGTTAGATGGCCTAGGCCGTGCTTTCTTCCTTCATTACTCCATTCTCCGTCGTAAGTATCCCCAACAGGGTAAGTGAACTTCTGTCTGGCAACAACTTCCTGTGAACTTCTAGTACTTTCACTTCCAGAAGCCATTtgcaaacgttaacgacagcCGTCAAAAATTgatattaaagttgttgtgaaAACAGATCAAACCGATAATTTGCTTGCTCTATGCGTAGTTTGTAGCGGTGAAAAAGGTGATGACAACGATGTTTTAGAGCCGAAATCCTGCGCGGAAAAACTCAGACGAAATTTAATCAAAGTTGCGTCCTCAAGACAAtaagattattattttgttgaataaataattgaCATTTGTTCCAGGCGTTCTCTGACCTATCCCACAATCCTTAGCAAGTAGTAACTCATTTTTGAGCGCTCTTTACAAACTCTTCTTTCCGTTCAGTGTCCTTTTTAGCTTGGATTGTTGCTTTGGTATATATTAGTTCACATGGCAGCAATTTCGAAAGCAACCAACCAACTTGAGGATGTAAACACAACATTTTTGTAGAGGTGTGAATTTAGCATTGTCAAATGCTTTGTGAAAATGGGATTGACGCACAGTTTTGCAAGGGCAAGAGTTGAAAATGGTTCACATGCGAAAGTCGACGTAATACAGCAGGACAGTGATAGTAACGAAGAGGAGACCTTTTACGAAACTTCCAGTCTTGGACCTTCCCCTGATTGTTCCCAGAAGGTTGAAGATTTCCGCTGTGATAACTCAACTATTGAAACTAAACCTGTGCTTTCAACAATTAGCACAGATGATAATGTTGCCGAAGAAAATAAACCAAGAACTGATTTTGTGGCGGAAAATTTGGAACTAAACATCTGTTATTCCAAAACAGAAGCAAAGACAATTGAGATGAAAAATGTGAGTAGTACGTGTTGTGTTTTTGGTCAAAGTAATTCATCCAAAGAATCATGTACAGGCCTGCAGGAAGCTTCCTTTGCCATTCAGGAAAAAGGCAATGAATGTACAATGGAAGAAAAGGAATCAAGCTGTGATTTGCAAGGGATTTCCTCCAACGATGTTCATGCAACTGAAAGAGAAGAAAGTGGCGTCGAAATTTTAGAATGTACACCATCTCAAAATGTCCACCTAGTACACATAGAGGATGAACAAAGCAAGAAATGCTGTGTTGCCTCTTTACCACTTTTAGGTGAAGGGTTGTTTGTTGAAGAAATTTCCCAACCTGAAAGTTCAAGATCTTTTAATTCTATGCACAAGATCAAATCAGACACTCCTCTCGCATGTGTGTGGCAGATTGATGTTGATTGTTTCAAACCCCCTAAAATAAGGAAGAGGCTTCCAGCAAAGTATGTAAAATCAAAAGACAAGGTGTTGATAGACCAGACAAGCAACAATAACACAACCGATAATACAAGTTCGGAAAACTTGGACTCATGGAATTGGCTGATTGCTTCTGACATTGCAACTCA
This sequence is a window from Acropora palmata chromosome 9, jaAcrPala1.3, whole genome shotgun sequence. Protein-coding genes within it:
- the LOC141892480 gene encoding PI-PLC X domain-containing protein 3-like; this translates as MASGSGHSSSAGRELSSQFPAGSAFTDNDYSRWMENLPNEKQLCPLKELVIPGSHDSGTFYLDQDMEVGPDESSTIQALGSIFGKVAKSVVYSWSVTQSLSIYEQLLSGIRYLDLRVAYRAEDKHIRILHGLYGWTIDQILAEVNMFVAKFPKEIVILDFNHFYNMDSTAHASLADTLLSSFSEIFRAPGEDGANVTLQEMWGNEEKVIIFYHDYGVIDAYPCFWPPHLICSPWPNTADRKLLIDFLNKECKTPNFPADVIKVTQAVLTPQTSTVLQNLTSSLKDACALKCNCHVTGWLKALSDTKYHKFNIIIADFVEFGDFIPTVISFNYYF
- the LOC141892482 gene encoding MORN repeat-containing protein 4 homolog — protein: MASGSESTRSSQEVVARQKFTYPVGDTYDGEWSNEGRKHGLGHLTLVNGTRYMGQFQNGFCHGHGVSRFPDGSVYEGEFQNGKYSGFGVFTRNDGMRYEGKFNNGGADGEGLITFPDGTNGRPRQEGHFIGNELVERKRVIESVKKAQHAAKIARGINI
- the LOC141892588 gene encoding basic immunoglobulin-like variable motif-containing protein isoform X2, which gives rise to MGLTHSFARARVENGSHAKVDVIQQDSDSNEEETFYETSSLGPSPDCSQKVEDFRCDNSTIETKPVLSTISTDDNVAEENKPRTDFVAENLELNICYSKTEAKTIEMKNVSSTCCVFGQSNSSKESCTGLQEASFAIQEKGNECTMEEKESSCDLQGISSNDVHATEREESGVEILECTPSQNVHLVHIEDEQSKKCCVASLPLLGEGLFVEEISQPESSRSFNSMHKIKSDTPLACVWQIDVDCFKPPKIRKRLPAKYVKSKDKVLIDQTSNNNTTDNTSSENLDSWNWLIASDIATQETMAARKVLDLRRWYCISRPQYKMSCGISSLVSCWNFLFSTLGAGSEKPLVQEEALTILGFKPPFGEIRFGPFTGNATLMRWFKQLNNHFRVRGQAYYLYKPKGKCRTVGLTGKEALLRLKEGLHNPRMAFIYHSYNHYFCPIGYDDSPNKAVDAYRSQVHKDEVETWILIGDSSCKQPSIHCKRWSDIDTDLNNELPFFLNIRKLHEGIKQLNTKKTGGNLHCIMAFEKSVFQGLSKKKASERVLLQKENDGSEEEGIFSLLRPT
- the LOC141892588 gene encoding basic immunoglobulin-like variable motif-containing protein isoform X1, which gives rise to MGLTHSFARARVENGSHAKVDVIQQDSDSNEEETFYETSSLGPSPDCSQKVEDFRCDNSTIETKPVLSTISTDDNVAEENKPRTDFVAENLELNICYSKTEAKTIEMKNVSSTCCVFGQSNSSKESCTGLQEASFAIQEKGNECTMEEKESSCDLQGISSNDVHATEREESGVEILECTPSQNVHLVHIEDEQSKKCCVASLPLLGEGLFVEEISQPESSRSFNSMHKIKSDTPLACVWQIDVDCFKPPKIRKRLPAKYVKSKDKVLIDQTSNNNTTDNTSSENLDSWNWLIASDIATQETMAARKVLDLRRWYCISRPQYKMSCGISSLVSCWNFLFSTLGAGSEKPLVQEEALTILGFKPPFGEIRFGPFTGNATLMRWFKQLNNHFRVRGQAYYLYKPKGKCRTVGLTGKEALLRLKEGLHNPRMAFIYHSYNHYFCPIGYDDSPNKAVDAYRSQVHKDEVETWILIGDSSCKQPSIHCKRWSDIDTDLNNELPFFLNIRKLHEGIKQLNTKKTGGNLHCIMAFEKSVFQGLSKKKASERVLLQKENDGSEEEELPCFIADAFLDHIR